A single genomic interval of Macadamia integrifolia cultivar HAES 741 chromosome 6, SCU_Mint_v3, whole genome shotgun sequence harbors:
- the LOC122081520 gene encoding uncharacterized protein LOC122081520, with product MEWKEALDLEGLWTNEKHLKFLNSIEAMFVHTVLENGGLTYTTAFHLPLDRYLPDRSDSTSDLQIHKNSKRKRVYFPGGVDVGMKKSNKRRPRQPCDESEDHNDCYDQVVPQLGNMKADKIESSDVEVEVAVAPTDEEIQSHRKTS from the exons ATGGAGTGGAAAGAGGCGTTAGATCTTGAAGGTTTATGGACGAACGAGAAGCACTTGAAGTTCCTGAACTCCATAGAAGCCATGTTTGTTCACACAGTGCTAGAGAATGGCGGCCTAACGTACACCACTGCTTTCCATCTTCCCCTCGACCGTTACCTTCCTGACAGATCCGACTCAACAAGCGATCTGCAAATTCATAAAAATAGCAAAAGAAAACGAGTGTATTTCCCAG gTGGTGTTGACGTTGGGATGAAAAAAAGTAACAAAAGACGGCCACGGCAGCCTTGCGATGAATCGGAAGATCATAATGACTGCTACGATCAG GTGGTCCCGCAGCTTGGAAACATGAAAGCTGATAAGATTGAGAGTAGCGATGTGGAAGTAGAAGTCGCCGTTGCGCCCACAGATGAAGAAATTCAGAGTCACCGGAAGACAagttag